The nucleotide window CCGCGGCCCTGCCCCTCCCGCCCGGGGCCCCCGGGGCCGTGCGGGGCGGGAGCCTGGGAAACCCGCGCCCGGATCAGCACCCCAAGGACTCCCGCCCCGGGGTCCACGTGGACCCTGGGCCGCGGAGAGACTGGGGCCGGTCCCCGCgcgtgggggagggggcgttGCAACCGGGTTCCCCTTTTTCTGCAGCTCAAAGCCTGGGGAAGTGATTGCTCAAAGGGGGGGGCCGGAAGAACCCAGGTTTCCGCGTCTCCCGCCTCCCCCCCTCTGCCCGGTGGGGAGGGGCCGAGGCGGGACACCCGGtttgcccccgcccccacccggtTGGATCTGGCAGCCTCTCAACCCTGCGAGTCGCAGGGGAGGCGCTGCGCCCCCGGCCCGAGCCGATCGGGGGCTCCTGGAGCCAGCCTCCCTCCGGAACGCGCGGGAGGACCTCCTGCCGTCTGACTTGAGTCCTGCTGCTGCAGTGCACGCCCCTTCGGCAGCCAGGGTGGGGCCCAGAGCGAACCtggcccctcccgcccccacctcgCCTTTGGGTCGCTGGTGAGTGGGGCGCGTGGCCCGTTCCTTGAGGTAGGGGTGGGGGCGTCAGAAGCTGGAGGAAGGGGCAGACTTCTCCAGGCCGGACCCTAccagcagagagggagagagagagaggagagagagagagagagagagacagagagagagagagagacagagagagagagagagagagagacagagagagagagagagagagagaggagacagagagacagagagacagagagagagagagagagagagacagagagagagacagagagagacagagagagagagagagagagagagagagagagagaagtgaagtGCGTTGCCCCACCATTGCAGAGGTGGGCCTGGGCAAGGGTCACCAAGGCCAGGATGACCCGGCCTGCCTCGGAGGAGCCTGGCTGGGACTTTCCCACGAGTCCAGTGCCAGGGGCTGCAGACAGGAAGGGCACCGAGGAGGATGAGACGAAGGTAATGGAGCCCCTCGGTCAACCCCCCTCCCAAAGGTTATGGCATTTTTTCTCGGGATTGTCACattttcttatgctttttttgGACTGGGCGGGCTCGGGGACGTTCTTTTCCTTCTGTGgagcagagcagcagctgctcccAAGGGAGCTTCTGTCCCCAGAGGCCAGCCTCATTGCCTGTCCGGCTTCTCCCATCCCAGACTCAGGGGCGGAAGCCTGGAGGGGCTGCGGGAGGGGAAGGACTCCCCTCCCAAATGCCAGAATGAGGGGCAGGAACCCCAGGTCAGATGCTGTAGCCCCACCAGGGAAGAGAGCAGGTGCCCCAGGGGCACAGGTGGCCCCAGCCAGCCTTGAGGAGGGCTCTGGGAGCCAGGTCCCAGGCCTGCAACCCGGATGGAAGGGACTGCCTCCCTATCCTCTGGGCCCCCCCACGCTTGGCCAGGCCCTCCTCAGTTCAAGCGGAGTTGGAGAAGGCAGCCCAGAGGAGTGGAGTCTCcgggtgctgggggcaggggggccctGCCCCCACTCACAGTGGGTGGGGGTTCAGAGGAGGAAGAGCGGCTCTGCCTGGGGAAGTCACAGCCCGTCTGGGGTACAGCTACCAGACCTCAGAGGTTGCCACACCCCTTCCTTTCCCTAGAAACTTGACCCCTGAAGGAAGGCATATGCCGTGGGGCCGCCGCTTCCCCGTCTGTTTGCTGGAAGCCTGTGGGACCCAGTTTGAGCCCCCCACCATGATCTCAGGGGAAGCCAGACaggtggggaggggccagggcccCACGAGGTCCTACACCTCACCCCCAGACTGGGGTCAGGGCAGGGGCCTCTGCATGCCCAGGCTCTGGAGGCACGGGGACCCTAGGTCTTATCTCGGGCTGGCACCTCTGAGCACAGCACCCAGCCAGGGGCTGGGACCCAGATGCTGCCTGCCTGGTGACCCACTACAAGGCGTGTGCCAGAggacccccctcctcccctgccgtAGGAGACCCCAAGAGGCCAACAGGGACCAAACAGTCATTAAAAGGCCAGGAGCAGAGGGATGGTGGGGTCACCTGGGATGATgctaattaaatgagaaaataatgtgaaaCCAAGCCATGAGCCTCTCGGCGGCCCATGGCGGCGGTGGCGCGGTTTCAGGAGGTCCTCGCGGCAGACGTGCAAGGGTGCGCCCGGGGCCTGTGGGCCCTCACCTGGGCGGAGGCGGGAGGTGTTCAAAGCTGCCTCCTGGACCCTGATTGGCCGCCCCGCTCATCGCCCGCGCGGGCTCGGCCTGCGGGCTCCTTGCGGGGGCTGCTCGCCTGGCTGGGATTTGAGCGCCCCTCGCGCCTGCATCGCGGCAGGTGCGCTCGGACGCTGAGCTGAAGGGACCCCCGCGGGAGCAGGACGCACCCTCtctttccccgcccccccccccccccccccactgcccctgcCTCCCGCCGGGCACACCCGCCCTGCGGTGAAGTCTCGGGCCCCGCAGCGGTTTCCGCAGcccggtggggggagggggagggaggccaggagacCCTGGGCGCGGTAAGGTGCCAGGCGATGGTAGGAGTGCCTGCCTGTCAGGGTGGTGTCTGGAACCCAGAAGGCTGCGGTCCCTGGCCACTGCTCCCGGCCCTACTCACCGGGGCCCTGTTGGACACCTCAGGAGTCCCGAGTCCCACTCTGCTCGGCTGCCCCCCACCCGCAGCAGGTGGGCATCTCCCAGGCCCCTGGGGCCAGTCTGCACGCCTGGTGCGCGGCAGCCCTCCCCCAGGGGAAATCTGGAATGGGGGCTCTAATGCCTGACCACCACCCCTATGCACCACGCCGGTAGCCCCAGACTCGGGGGCCCCCAGTCCCCTTGGGAGGGGCCAGGAGCCGGAAACCAAGAAAGAGGAACCCAGGCTTCCGGCTTCCCAGCCAGCGAGCAGATGGGGGTGTCCCAGAACCTACTGAGGAGGTCTTGTCTGGGGCCCTGCACCGCTCACCACCCTGGTGAAGACGTGGGGTGGGAGTCGGGGTCGGGGAGGCAGTGGCACAAGCCCCGTGGGGGCTCCGGGAAGGAGGGGCCCTCTGGACATGGAGGGGGGGGGCAGGCGCTGGTGTCAGGTTCTCCGTGAGAACCTGGGCCTCTCTCCTCAGACCCCCAGGCTGTGGTGAGTGAGGGTCCTGGAGCAGGCACCACGGAGCCCTGGCGACCTCTTCCACCCACCCATGCCCACCCCGCATGAGGCTGAGAAGCAGGTGggccccccccagccctgcctctgcccctcggGACCAGGGGCATGACTACAAGTGGGGAGACCCTTGAAGACCTGGGAGGCCACAAGGTCACGCCCCTGGGACGAGCAGGGCCACCAGCGGGCAGTCAGGGGAAAAGTGTGTGGCTGCGGCGGGTTCTGGCCTGGAGGCTGAGGCAGCCCCATCTTCCCCCAGCACAGAGGGCCGGAGGAGGCGGACCAGCCCCCCTCGATGTCCAGTCATGAGGCGGCCCCCCCGGCTCCCCCCAGGCGCAACCCCTGCTGCTTGTGCTGGTGCTGCTGTTGCAGCTGCTCCTGGTACGTGGCCTGGGGACACCCAGtatgcctggggggaggggtgggctcgACAGACCTGGGACCAGGGTCCTGATGACCAGCAGCCAGGGCTCAGGCCCCTCTGTGCCTGTGACTTCCATGCCTGGTGTGCCTGAGGCTGTGTCCATGTGTAGAGACCTGGCCTGTGTGGGGTGTCTGTGGGTGTGCGTGTGCGAGTGTGAGAGAGAGCCAGCACGACAaagcaaaagcaggagttcccgtcgtggtgcagcggaagcgaatctgaccaggaaccatgaggttgcgggtttgatccccggcctcgctcagtgggttaaggatccagcattgccgtgagctgtggtataagtcgaagacgcagctcggatctggcgtggctgtggtggtggtgaaagccggcagctgtagctccaattagatccctagcctgggaacttccatatctcgagggtgtggccttaaaaagattaaaaaaaaaaaaaaaaaagcgaaggcAATTCCTATAGACTGCATCAGGTGCAAGGGCTTTGAGCAGAGGCCTGGCCCTGCGacagggcggggggtgggcggACATGGAGCCAACTGGTTTCTAGGCACGTGGGGAAGCCAGGCGGGAGTTTTGGTGCCTTGCAGAGGCCTGGCCCTAGTCAGGCTTCCATCCCTCGGCTGTTGAGGGAACCCTAAAGGGCATCAGCCGACCGACAGCAACTGAGGCCTGAGCCCTGGACCCAGGCCTGAAACGAGTCGGCCTGGGGATGAGACATGAGGCCTTGGCTAGTTAGGACCCACTGGGAGTTGGGCTGCGGGGGCCAAGAGAGGACTTCTGGGTCCGGCAGGCGGGGGGAGGGTGGGAACCGAGTTCTGCCTGGACTTTTGGGTCTGAGATGTTGGTGCCATTTCAGAGGCCCTGGAGGGAGGCCCGGCTGGAGGTCTGGGTTAGGGAGCTACACCCTGTGGTGCCGGGAGCCAGGAGACGGAGGGGGTCCCCAGCAAGAGTCAGAGGCCGCAGCGGGGGGTGGAGGTCCCCAGTCCCGCTGCTGGCAGGGCCTCAGGCACAGGGACGGGACCGAGGGCTGTCCCATAGCGGATCTGTGTGTGTTCGTCATGTGTCGGTGTCACCACCGTGTGCTGAGCGTCCTGGCTCACACGTGGCCGCAGAGGGCCGAGCCACCTTCCTCTGCCATCAGGAATGAAGAGCGGCGGCGGGCATGGCGGGCCTCGCGGGAGAGCAGgccgcagcccctccccagctgcgAGGTCTGGTGAGTCTGGGGGCACCCGTTTccgtggggggggggaggaaccGGGCCTAGGGGGCCCGGCTCTGACAGGGCTGGTGGCGGATGCCTGCAGTGCCACACCGAGCCCCGAAGAGGTGCAGAGCTGGGCACAGTCTTTCGACAAGCTGATGCGCAGCCCGGCCGGCCGCGGCGCCTTCCGGGCCTTCCTGCGCACGGAGTACAGCGAGGAGAACATGCTTTTCTGGCTGGCCTGCGAGGAGCTCAAGGCCGAGGCCGACCGGCACGCGGTGGACGAGAAGGCGCGGCTCATCTACGAGGACTACGTGTCCATCCTGTCCCCCAAGGAGGTGCGCCgcgcagggcgggggggggggtgcagggcgCCTCCAGGCCCCTGACCGCGGTGCCCTGTCCCGCAGGTGAGCCTGGACTCCCGGGTGCGGGAGGGGATCAACAAGAAGATGCAGGAGCCGTCGGCGCACACCTTCGACGACGCGCAGCTGCAGATCTACACGCTCATGCACCGGGACTCCTACCCACGCTTCCTCACCTCCCCTGCCTACCGCGCCCTGCTGCTCCAGGGGGGCTCCCCGTCCTCCACCGAGGCCTAGGCTGCCTCCCGGGCGCCTCCCGCAGGCACAGACTCCTTTCACCAGAGGGCCCAGCACCCGCAGGCAGGAGCTCGGGCGCAGGGCGGCTCAGAAGCCCCCCTCTCCACCCAGGGGACCTCGTGCCCCAAGGTCCTGCCGAGAGGCAGGTGGCAGGGCCTCTGCCCCGGCGGCCTCTCCCGCCCCAGCCCAGCCGTGGCCTGCCCGCTGCTCCTGCGGGGCTCCCCGCTGGGAGAGGAGCCGCCCTCCCTGGAAGCAGCGCAGGCCTCCCTGAGCCCTCTTCCCGGGCAGCTGGGGGCCCCGAGAAACGCCTCCGGTGGAAAAGAGACCCTCTGTGCTGTCTGCTCGCCGTGTGAGAAGACCTGCACCCGGTGCCCACTGCACCGGCATCCGCCGGACCTCAGAGCCAGGCTCACGGCACAGGACCCGGTTTCTCTTTTATATGTTCCTTGAGTTTAAACCAGGAAACACGTCCTCACTGTGTGTTttatcaaaagagaaaacattttcatatttaactCCACCCCAAAATAGAACCTTATGATTGAAGATATTTTTAGAGCAAAAGCTGCTCCTCTCTGTCCACGTGTAGGGTGAGGCCTCGTCCCAGACCCCCGGCAGGGAGCCgcccaaccccacccccccagagcTGCTGGGCCCCGGAGACCCCAGGTCCTCTGTGTGCCcaaggcccctccctgccctcaccctGTGCCCGCCCGGCCCTGCCCCCCTGCAGACAGTCGCAGGGCCTCCAAGGGCCAGTGGGCTCTTCCCTGCAGTGCTGCCCTCCCCCCCGCCGCTGCTGCCCCGGGCCAAGCCTAAGTGTCACCTGGCGAAGGGAGGAGGGCAGTCCCCACAGGGGTGGCAGTCGGAGGGGCAGACCAGACGTGGGGGGAGTGGACCCAGCTCAAGCCCAAGCCTGCACATGGCCCACCAGGACCAAGGGCTAGGGACAAAACTggcaaaaagaaacatttaatactttggggggagggggagaaaggtgCACTgtaggcaggggtgggggtgcgtGCTGCCTCCCGAGGAAGGCCAGGTGGGCACAGGGCAGGTCTCCAGAGAAGCTGCATCTGTCGGCAGAAGATGGGGCAAGGGCGCTGGCCAGCGCTGGCCTCGGCCCAAGGCTGCAGGCGCACGTGCACAAAGCCTCAGCAGAACTGCAAGAAACAGGTCTGGCCATGTGGCCCTCGGGGCCCCCACAGGGCAGGAGGCTGGCTGGCGTGGCTGTCCCCTGGGTCGCACCACAGACCCTACAGGCTAGAGACGGCCCCCTCCAGAGTACAGGGCAAGGGGACACCTGGGCTCACCCACCTACCTTCCAGCGGTTTCCACACTCGTTGCAGACGACAAAAGTGGTCATAGGCTCGTCGGAGCTGCGGGTCTGCACCTGTGGGGAGGGTGCTGTGGGCGGGGCCAGCCCGGATCCCCCGGAAGCAGGTCTTCCCTGGAGTCACAAGCCGGGGAGGCCACCCCCGGGTGGCCCTCTGGGCGATCAGGGCCGAGCCCAGCAAGCCCAATTTCCTCTTGGGGTCCACATCAGCGCCTCCCGCCCCAGGTCGGAGCGTAGTCCAGCTGCCGCCACCCAGCACCCATCCTCCCGCCAAGCAGCAACAGAGCCGGGCCCAGAGCAAGCGGGACCTAGCACCCCAGACTGCCTCCTGGGGACCAGGGGTCCTCAGCAGGGGGTAGCCCCAAGTGTGACCACGCCTCCGGGCCCAGGTGGAGACCACCTGGCTGGGACCCCAGCTCCAGCACCGCTCACATGGCGTGCGTCCAGGCGAGGGTGGGCCAGCCCACGGCGCGGGGCAGGCACAGCTCGGaagaggggcggggccgggagcGGCTGGCGCTCACCTGCGTGTAGGTGCAGTTCTTCTTCCGGCACTTGCCGCAGGTGAACAGGTCCGTCTGCGTGCCGCCCGTGCGGGCCATCTGGTGCTCGCGGATGGCCTCCTTGGTCATGGCCTTGCGGATCTCCTTCAGCTCGTCGCTGGCCATCTCCTGGGGTGAGGGCGCGCGCTCAGCCGGGGCCTGGCAGGGGCGGCCCCCACGCCCCCGGGGGCTCACCTCTGACGTCATCACGGCGATCTGCTGGGGCGTGATGGCCCCGCACAGCACGCTGCGCCGCAGGCCGGGGTTCTTGGCGTCCTTGAGGTTGGAGAGGCGGCTCCGCACGCGGTTCTTGTACTTCATGTCCGTGTTCCCCACGGCCCGGAAGATGCGTGCGGCCGTTTAAGGACCCGTTCGGCACTGCTGCCGTGGCCTCCGCCCACTGCCCAAGCCAGCGAGGGCCTCTCGGGGGCCGTGTTGGAGGAGCCAGCGACAAGGGGTGGTCAACGCTGACACATCTCCGGCCGAGACCCAGCTGCAGGCTCAAGGCCCAGGACccgcacccccccgcccccccgcaggCAGTCGGACCCCAGCAAGTTGGGCCAGAGGGCCCTCGGGTCAAGGCGAGTGGTGGCCTCCAGGGAAGCTGGGCCCAGCTGGCCTTGTGGCTCCTTCAGAAACCCAGCCCTGAGCCCCCCCCCACAAAGGATATATTCCTCGATCTGGGCTGACAGGCGCTCGCAGTCTGCTCCGACGGCCGTGTGGTCATCTGCAAGAAGGAGCCCTGACCACCACCCACTGGCCCCACCCCGCCGCCTCGGCCTGCCCAGGATGCAGGCGCCCTGCTCCCCAAAGACCCCTGGGCCCTGCCCGAGGTCAGCAGCAACAAGCTGGGCTCAGGCCCCCGCGAGCAGGCGGGGCCCAGGCCACCGGGGAATCGAGGCCTGAGTCAGGAGCCAGGACCCCAGGCACTCACGGTCCGTCTGCAGGGCGGCGGTCAGCATCTCGCGACACTTGTTGCGCACCGCATCGCAGGTGACCGGCACCGGGGGAAAC belongs to Phacochoerus africanus isolate WHEZ1 chromosome 3, ROS_Pafr_v1, whole genome shotgun sequence and includes:
- the TCEA2 gene encoding transcription elongation factor A protein 2 isoform X1, which translates into the protein MMGKEEEIARIARRLDKMVTKKSADGAVDLLRELKTMPVTLHLLQSTRVGMSVNALRKQSSDEEVVTLAKSLIKSWKKLLDASDAKARERRRGGPLPTSSKEASEAKDPSRKRPELPRVPATPRITTFPPVPVTCDAVRNKCREMLTAALQTDHDHTAVGADCERLSAQIEECIFRAVGNTDMKYKNRVRSRLSNLKDAKNPGLRRSVLCGAITPQQIAVMTSEEMASDELKEIRKAMTKEAIREHQMARTGGTQTDLFTCGKCRKKNCTYTQVQTRSSDEPMTTFVVCNECGNRWKFC
- the RGS19 gene encoding regulator of G-protein signaling 19 isoform X5; amino-acid sequence: MRRRGPEEADQPPSMSSHEAAPPAPPRRNPCCLCWCCCCSCSWNEERRRAWRASRESRPQPLPSCEVCATPSPEEVQSWAQSFDKLMRSPAGRGAFRAFLRTEYSEENMLFWLACEELKAEADRHAVDEKARLIYEDYVSILSPKEVSLDSRVREGINKKMQEPSAHTFDDAQLQIYTLMHRDSYPRFLTSPAYRALLLQGGSPSSTEA
- the RGS19 gene encoding regulator of G-protein signaling 19 isoform X3, which encodes MPTPHEAEKQHRGPEEADQPPSMSSHEAAPPAPPRRNPCCLCWCCCCSCSWNEERRRAWRASRESRPQPLPSCEVCATPSPEEVQSWAQSFDKLMRSPAGRGAFRAFLRTEYSEENMLFWLACEELKAEADRHAVDEKARLIYEDYVSILSPKEVSLDSRVREGINKKMQEPSAHTFDDAQLQIYTLMHRDSYPRFLTSPAYRALLLQGGSPSSTEA
- the RGS19 gene encoding regulator of G-protein signaling 19 isoform X6 gives rise to the protein MSSHEAAPPAPPRRNPCCLCWCCCCSCSWNEERRRAWRASRESRPQPLPSCEVCATPSPEEVQSWAQSFDKLMRSPAGRGAFRAFLRTEYSEENMLFWLACEELKAEADRHAVDEKARLIYEDYVSILSPKEVSLDSRVREGINKKMQEPSAHTFDDAQLQIYTLMHRDSYPRFLTSPAYRALLLQGGSPSSTEA
- the RGS19 gene encoding regulator of G-protein signaling 19 isoform X1, whose translation is MRPWLVRTHWELGCGGQERTSGSGRRGEGGNRVLPGLLGLRCWCHFRGPGGRPGWRSGLGSYTLWCREPGDGGGPQQESEAAAGGGGPQSRCWQGLRHRDGTEGCPIADLCVFVMCRCHHRVLSVLAHTWPQRAEPPSSAIRNEERRRAWRASRESRPQPLPSCEVCATPSPEEVQSWAQSFDKLMRSPAGRGAFRAFLRTEYSEENMLFWLACEELKAEADRHAVDEKARLIYEDYVSILSPKEVSLDSRVREGINKKMQEPSAHTFDDAQLQIYTLMHRDSYPRFLTSPAYRALLLQGGSPSSTEA
- the TCEA2 gene encoding transcription elongation factor A protein 2 isoform X2, with amino-acid sequence MPVTLHLLQSTRVGMSVNALRKQSSDEEVVTLAKSLIKSWKKLLDASDAKARERRRGGPLPTSSKEASEAKDPSRKRPELPRVPATPRITTFPPVPVTCDAVRNKCREMLTAALQTDHDHTAVGADCERLSAQIEECIFRAVGNTDMKYKNRVRSRLSNLKDAKNPGLRRSVLCGAITPQQIAVMTSEEMASDELKEIRKAMTKEAIREHQMARTGGTQTDLFTCGKCRKKNCTYTQVQTRSSDEPMTTFVVCNECGNRWKFC
- the RGS19 gene encoding regulator of G-protein signaling 19 isoform X4: MRLRSRGPEEADQPPSMSSHEAAPPAPPRRNPCCLCWCCCCSCSWNEERRRAWRASRESRPQPLPSCEVCATPSPEEVQSWAQSFDKLMRSPAGRGAFRAFLRTEYSEENMLFWLACEELKAEADRHAVDEKARLIYEDYVSILSPKEVSLDSRVREGINKKMQEPSAHTFDDAQLQIYTLMHRDSYPRFLTSPAYRALLLQGGSPSSTEA
- the RGS19 gene encoding regulator of G-protein signaling 19 isoform X2, which gives rise to MTRPASEEPGWDFPTSPVPGAADRKGTEEDETKHRGPEEADQPPSMSSHEAAPPAPPRRNPCCLCWCCCCSCSWNEERRRAWRASRESRPQPLPSCEVCATPSPEEVQSWAQSFDKLMRSPAGRGAFRAFLRTEYSEENMLFWLACEELKAEADRHAVDEKARLIYEDYVSILSPKEVSLDSRVREGINKKMQEPSAHTFDDAQLQIYTLMHRDSYPRFLTSPAYRALLLQGGSPSSTEA